Proteins from a genomic interval of Flammeovirgaceae bacterium SG7u.111:
- a CDS encoding MoxR family ATPase, translated as MAIQFGSDKEAADALKQTYTNLSNEISKVIIGQEEVIRLTLTSIFCQGHCLLVGVPGLAKTLLIQNTAAVLDLNFNRIQFTPDLMPSDIVGSETMDKDRNFNFIKGPIFANIILADEINRTPPKTQAALLESMQEYSVTVAGKHFELERPFFVLATQNPIEQEGTYPLPEAQLDRFMFNILLDYPSLDAEIKVVKGTTSNKKASVSKITTAEEIIFYQNLVRKVPVPDNVIEYAVSLVRKTRPNTEHASKEANEFLEWGAGPRASQYLILGAKCNALLNGKYSPDIEDVQAMAIPVLRHRVFRNFKAEAEGLTIENLISELL; from the coding sequence ATGGCTATTCAATTTGGTTCAGATAAAGAAGCTGCAGACGCTTTAAAACAAACATATACCAATCTTTCCAATGAAATATCTAAAGTGATCATTGGGCAGGAAGAGGTGATCAGGCTTACGCTGACCTCTATTTTTTGCCAAGGACACTGTCTGTTGGTGGGTGTGCCCGGTTTGGCTAAAACCTTGCTTATCCAAAATACGGCTGCGGTACTCGATCTTAACTTCAACAGGATCCAGTTTACCCCTGACCTTATGCCATCGGACATAGTGGGTTCGGAAACGATGGACAAAGACAGGAATTTCAACTTTATAAAAGGACCTATTTTTGCCAACATCATCCTTGCCGATGAAATCAACCGTACGCCTCCCAAAACCCAAGCTGCCTTGTTGGAATCTATGCAAGAATATTCGGTGACGGTAGCAGGAAAGCATTTTGAGCTAGAGAGACCTTTCTTTGTTTTGGCTACGCAAAACCCTATTGAGCAAGAAGGAACATATCCACTTCCAGAAGCGCAACTTGACCGTTTTATGTTCAATATTCTTTTAGATTACCCATCGTTGGATGCTGAAATAAAAGTGGTGAAAGGGACAACCTCTAACAAGAAAGCTTCTGTAAGCAAAATCACTACAGCAGAAGAAATCATCTTTTACCAAAATTTGGTAAGGAAAGTTCCTGTGCCTGATAATGTGATCGAATATGCGGTTTCTTTGGTAAGAAAAACCCGCCCAAATACCGAGCATGCTTCAAAAGAAGCTAATGAATTTTTGGAATGGGGAGCAGGTCCAAGGGCTTCGCAGTACCTCATTTTGGGGGCAAAATGCAATGCCTTGCTCAATGGAAAGTATTCCCCAGATATAGAAGATGTTCAGGCGATGGCTATTCCTGTATTGAGACACCGTGTATTTCGCAACTTTAAGGCAGAAGCGGAAGGTCTTACGATTGAAAACTTAATAAGCGAACTTTTATAG
- a CDS encoding glycerophosphodiester phosphodiesterase family protein: protein MKKIGVQLLLCFIAMAACSNPTYDFDLQGHRGARGLLPENSIPAFLKAVEIGVTTLELDVVVSKDGKVVVSHEPWFNSSICLDPDGEKIEEDRDRYNIYDRTYDQIRQFDCGSLGNPRFPQQEKMSVYKPLLSEVIAEVEKASKASGKELMYNIEIKSSVEGDYKFHPSPETFSDFVYRTISDVLPAERFCIQSFDFRILKYWHQKYPEYTLAALVGNEESWEQNVEALGFTPAIYSPHFKLITQENVNQLHEEGIQVVPWTVNEKSDMLQLLEWGVDGLITDYPDRAIEFKD, encoded by the coding sequence ATGAAAAAAATAGGAGTCCAACTTTTGCTTTGTTTCATAGCTATGGCAGCATGTTCCAATCCTACATATGATTTCGACCTCCAAGGCCACCGAGGGGCAAGAGGGCTTTTACCCGAAAATTCGATCCCAGCTTTCTTAAAAGCTGTAGAGATAGGGGTGACCACCCTAGAGCTGGACGTAGTGGTGTCCAAAGATGGGAAAGTAGTGGTGTCGCATGAGCCTTGGTTCAACTCCTCCATTTGTCTCGACCCCGATGGGGAGAAGATAGAAGAAGACAGAGATCGCTATAATATTTATGACCGAACATATGACCAAATCCGCCAGTTTGACTGTGGTTCTTTAGGCAATCCTAGGTTTCCCCAGCAAGAGAAAATGTCTGTGTACAAGCCGTTGCTTTCTGAGGTGATAGCCGAGGTGGAAAAAGCATCCAAAGCTTCGGGAAAAGAGCTGATGTACAATATAGAGATCAAATCTAGTGTGGAAGGAGATTACAAATTCCATCCTTCCCCCGAAACTTTTTCAGATTTTGTGTACAGAACCATTAGTGACGTATTGCCTGCCGAACGGTTTTGCATCCAAAGTTTTGACTTCAGGATCTTAAAATACTGGCACCAGAAATACCCCGAATATACCTTGGCCGCATTGGTAGGAAATGAAGAAAGTTGGGAGCAAAATGTTGAAGCCCTTGGCTTTACCCCCGCCATTTACAGTCCACATTTCAAACTCATCACCCAAGAAAATGTTAATCAGCTACATGAGGAAGGGATACAGGTAGTGCCTTGGACGGTCAACGAAAAAAGTGATATGCTCCAATTGCTAGAGTGGGGCGTAGATGGACTTATCACCGATTATCCAGATAGGGCAATTGAATTTAAAGATTAA
- a CDS encoding AraC family transcriptional regulator, whose amino-acid sequence MNTKLYIKYMASLRCKLLVKEELLKLGLHHVIVDLGMVEILEEITENQRQQLKVNLKKSGLELLDDKKSILIEKIKNVIIEMVHYTDELPKVNYSDYISEKLDYDYTYLANIFSEVKGITIQQFIILHKIEKVKELLIYDELTLTEIAYKLHYSSVAHLSNQFKKITGLTPTFYKQLKNKRKQNLEDV is encoded by the coding sequence ATGAATACGAAGCTTTATATCAAATACATGGCAAGTTTGCGCTGCAAACTTCTGGTGAAAGAAGAACTGCTGAAACTAGGGCTTCATCATGTTATTGTTGATTTGGGAATGGTTGAAATCTTGGAAGAGATTACGGAAAACCAAAGGCAACAACTGAAAGTAAACCTGAAGAAATCTGGGCTGGAGCTTCTTGACGATAAGAAAAGTATCCTGATAGAGAAGATCAAAAATGTGATCATCGAAATGGTTCATTATACAGACGAATTGCCCAAGGTGAACTATTCTGATTATATAAGTGAGAAGCTGGATTATGATTATACGTATTTGGCTAATATTTTTTCAGAAGTGAAAGGGATCACCATCCAACAGTTTATCATTCTCCATAAAATAGAAAAAGTAAAAGAACTGCTGATTTATGATGAGCTGACACTTACCGAAATTGCCTATAAGTTGCATTACAGCAGTGTAGCCCACCTTTCTAATCAATTCAAAAAAATCACCGGGCTTACGCCAACATTTTATAAGCAACTGAAAAACAAACGCAAACAAAACCTGGAAGATGTATAA
- a CDS encoding cupin domain-containing protein, whose translation MGNTEQAKANAFVVVEIIEYVPNSVVIKTIIKKTTGNISVSSFDTGESLTKKSPFDTFIQVIDGKAEVVIDEESHLLETGQAIIIPAHAQNSIKANVRFKMISTIIKSGYEDVVI comes from the coding sequence ATGGGAAATACTGAACAAGCAAAGGCAAATGCGTTCGTCGTTGTAGAGATCATTGAATATGTCCCCAATTCGGTAGTTATCAAAACGATCATAAAGAAAACAACTGGCAATATATCGGTGTCTTCTTTTGATACAGGAGAGTCCCTTACTAAAAAATCTCCATTCGACACCTTCATACAAGTAATTGATGGAAAGGCTGAGGTTGTTATCGATGAGGAGTCTCACTTGCTTGAAACAGGGCAGGCTATCATTATCCCTGCCCATGCCCAAAATAGTATAAAAGCCAATGTGAGGTTCAAAATGATTTCCACAATAATTAAAAGTGGGTATGAAGATGTTGTGATCTAA
- a CDS encoding transglutaminase family protein, whose protein sequence is METKLKIVHETVYEFTNEVFIEPHYLRFKPRVTSYNKLESIDFKIFPTPISLSEQSDAENNSVYFCQFDGLHMMVSFRSISVVTLWENNPFNFGLFPIENYDLPLQYDPQTQMILHAALLPYNISNSLIDFGNTVLANSNNKTLDFLVNLTNRIYADFTGETRLVGEPNSPETTLQRGKGSCRDLAWMQIHLLRYFGIAARFVSGYYFTNAGHTPYELHAWVEVYLPGAGWVGFDPSNGILAGSSHIPVCSSAHYQHTMPITGTYRGAPNTNMETSLLIEKI, encoded by the coding sequence ATGGAAACGAAATTAAAGATAGTACACGAAACGGTATATGAGTTTACGAATGAGGTATTTATCGAACCTCATTATTTGAGGTTCAAACCACGTGTCACATCTTACAATAAACTAGAAAGTATTGATTTCAAGATATTTCCAACTCCTATAAGCTTGTCGGAACAAAGCGATGCAGAAAACAACTCGGTCTATTTTTGCCAGTTTGATGGACTTCATATGATGGTTAGTTTCCGTTCAATATCCGTAGTGACGCTGTGGGAAAATAATCCATTTAACTTTGGCTTGTTCCCCATCGAAAATTATGATTTGCCCTTGCAATACGATCCACAAACACAGATGATCTTGCATGCGGCACTTTTGCCATATAACATCAGCAACTCGCTGATTGACTTCGGAAATACCGTGCTTGCCAATTCTAACAATAAAACCTTGGATTTTCTGGTGAACCTTACCAATAGGATTTATGCTGATTTTACAGGAGAGACAAGGCTGGTAGGGGAGCCAAATAGCCCAGAGACCACTCTTCAACGTGGAAAGGGTTCGTGTAGGGATCTTGCTTGGATGCAGATTCATCTGCTCAGGTATTTTGGCATTGCGGCGAGGTTTGTAAGTGGGTATTATTTTACAAATGCGGGGCACACTCCTTACGAATTACATGCCTGGGTGGAAGTTTACCTCCCGGGGGCTGGCTGGGTCGGGTTTGATCCTAGCAATGGAATACTTGCAGGAAGCTCCCATATTCCAGTTTGTTCCAGTGCCCATTATCAACATACAATGCCAATTACTGGAACGTACAGGGGAGCTCCAAATACTAATATGGAGACATCCCTTTTAATTGAAAAAATCTAA
- a CDS encoding general stress protein CsbD, with protein MDILRSWREQKVMLKWRFSCLTDEDFAYKEGQKEGMLDRLSKKLGKTREELELLFAELQTY; from the coding sequence ATGGATATTTTAAGAAGTTGGAGAGAACAAAAGGTTATGCTTAAATGGAGGTTTTCTTGTCTTACCGACGAAGATTTCGCCTATAAGGAAGGGCAAAAAGAAGGTATGCTTGATAGGCTTTCCAAAAAGCTTGGAAAAACACGGGAGGAGCTGGAATTGCTCTTTGCCGAACTACAGACTTATTAA